In Pseudomonas fluorescens, a genomic segment contains:
- a CDS encoding helix-turn-helix domain-containing protein, whose translation MSLSLSQRAQVIESIEQGLSDGSLEIGDAVRRLRTEVTGLHQSQFAQMCKISVRTLVHIEHGEGNQTLKSLNAVFRPFGLQMGVVKVRRKRDD comes from the coding sequence ATGAGTCTCTCGCTCAGTCAGCGTGCACAAGTGATTGAAAGCATCGAGCAGGGCTTGTCTGACGGTTCGCTCGAAATAGGCGACGCCGTACGCCGCCTGCGTACCGAAGTCACAGGCCTGCACCAGAGCCAGTTCGCGCAGATGTGCAAGATATCCGTGCGTACCCTGGTGCATATCGAGCATGGCGAAGGCAATCAAACCTTGAAATCGCTGAACGCCGTGTTCCGCCCCTTTGGTTTGCAGATGGGCGTGGTCAAGGTGCGTCGCAAAAGGGATGACTAG
- a CDS encoding amino acid ABC transporter permease, whose amino-acid sequence MTAFPTPPKPPVTESRRQRLLGFRTRLYLTWAALFCLFASFFLSFDLKFSIILDKLPNLVGVHLAPNGFLQGAALTVFLCLCSIVASSILGFITALGRLSKSAVAFGIASFYASFFRGTPLLIQILLIYLGLPQLGLVPGAIVAGIIALSLNYGAYLSEIFRAGILGVPHGQREAALALGMRDSAIFWHVTLPQAMRTIIPPATNQFISMLKDSSLISVMGVWEVMFLAQSYGRSSYRYIEMLTTAAIIYWVMSLGLELIQARMERHYGKGYVRRT is encoded by the coding sequence ATGACCGCGTTCCCCACTCCTCCCAAGCCACCCGTGACCGAGTCGCGACGCCAGCGACTCCTGGGTTTTCGTACGCGCCTGTACCTGACCTGGGCCGCGCTGTTTTGCCTGTTCGCCAGTTTCTTCCTGAGCTTTGACCTGAAGTTCTCGATCATCCTCGACAAGCTGCCCAACCTGGTGGGCGTGCACCTGGCGCCCAACGGTTTTCTGCAAGGCGCGGCGCTGACGGTATTCCTGTGCCTGTGCTCGATCGTGGCATCATCGATACTGGGTTTCATCACTGCGCTGGGGCGTCTGTCGAAAAGCGCCGTGGCCTTTGGCATTGCGAGTTTTTACGCCTCCTTCTTTCGGGGTACGCCGTTGCTGATCCAGATCCTGCTGATCTATCTGGGACTGCCGCAACTGGGCCTGGTACCGGGCGCCATCGTCGCCGGGATCATCGCGCTGTCGCTGAACTATGGCGCCTACCTGAGCGAGATTTTCCGCGCCGGCATCCTCGGAGTACCCCATGGCCAACGGGAAGCAGCCCTGGCCCTGGGCATGCGCGACAGTGCGATCTTCTGGCATGTCACCCTGCCCCAGGCCATGCGCACGATCATTCCCCCTGCCACCAACCAATTTATCTCGATGCTCAAGGACTCGTCCCTGATCTCAGTGATGGGGGTATGGGAAGTGATGTTCCTGGCCCAATCCTATGGTCGCTCCAGCTATCGCTACATCGAGATGCTCACCACTGCAGCGATCATCTATTGGGTGATGTCCCTCGGGCTGGAGCTGATCCAGGCGCGCATGGAGCGGCATTACGGCAAGGGCTACGTACGACGGACCTAG